The DNA window ATTAATGGATTTTGAGTCATTGCAGAAAAAGATCAGACGGCTCCTTGCAGAAAGAAATGCAGTCCTTCTGGTACACTATTATCAGAGGGGTGAGATTCAGGATATTGCTGATATTCTTGGTGATTCTCTTGCCCTGAGCATGGGGGCCGCCAAAACAGATGCCGATATTATCGTGTTCGCGGGTGTTCATTTCATGGCGGAGAGCGCCTCCATACTATGCCCGGACAAGACTGTCCTTCTGCCGAGACGGGAGGCCGGTTGTGCCCTCGCAGACATGATTGACGCGGGTCTCCTGTCAAGGGCAAAAAAAGACCATCCGGATGCACCGGTTGTGACCTACATCAATTCATCCGCTGAAATCAAAGCCCTCAGTGACATCTGCTGCACTTCTTCCAACGCGATAAACGTGGTGAACTCCCTCAGCAGTAAGAAGGTTATGATGGCGCCCGATGGAAACCTGGCCCGCTACACGGCGCATTTTACCGATAAGGAAATAATTCCATGGAACGGCTACTGTCCGGTTCATCACTTTCTTACGGCGGATTCTGTAAGACAGGTGAAAGCGAAATTTCCCGGGGCGCTTTTCGCAGCCCATCCTGAATGTACGGCCGAGGTTTTAGCAATGGCCGATTTTGTAGGAAGTACGGGAAAGATTCTAAAATATGCCGGAGAATGCGAGGCGAAGGAGATAATTGTCGGTACAGAAATGGGAATTATGCATCAGTTGAAAAAGCAGAATCCTGATAAGACTTTTATTCCTGCATCGGATAATTTGATCTGTCAGACTATGAAATGTACTACCCTCGAAGATATATTGAATGCATTGCTCGAAATGAAACACGTGATAAAGGTGCCTGAAGAGATAAGAATCCCGGCAAAAAAAACCCTCGACAGGATGCTTGCTATTGCATGACCGAAGGCGAATCACGCAGGCTCCGACTTATAGGCGGGCTGGAGGGGCGCAATGTAAAACAATTTCTTCCTTGCCGGAAAGCCCCGCTCCGCGGAAAGGGAGCTTGAATATGTGTGCACAGTGTCCGTGAGAAAAATTGTCGAGAAAATTGAACGTCATCCCTTTATCACTTTGTTCGACAGGATCAATCGGGGAGAAAAAAAATTACATGTCGGCGGTCTTCACGGTTCAGCAAAATCCTTCCTCCTTTCATTAATTTCCCGACGCACAAACAGGACATTGATCGTAATCACACCGACGGAGAAGGAAGCAAAGGATCTCTATCAGGATATTTCTTTTTTTCTTGGTGAAGAAAATAAGGTTGCCCTGTACCCGCAATGGGATTTCTCTGCGACGGATATATTAGCCTTTCAAAGGGATGTGGAACTTTCACGGATAGAGGTCCTCAGCCGCTTACTTATTGAAAAACTTCCTGTAGTAATTGTTCCCATGAAGGCCCTGATGCAAAAGGTCATACCGAGGGAAGTCCTCGAAGATTATTTAGAGGTCATTTCCATCGGGGATACCGTAGACAGGGATGGTCTGGTTCTGAAATTATCGGCAGGCGGCTACCACAGGGTAATACTTGTAGATGAAAAGGGTCAATTCAGCTTGAGGGGACATATAATAGACATATATCCTCCAACCGCTTTGCGGCCTGTCAGAATGGAATTCATCGGGGACGAACTGGAATCAATCAGGGAATTTGACCCCGCGTCCCAGAGATCCACAGGGGAGTTGATCGATTTCACGCTGGCCCCGACAAGGGATGTAATCCTGTCTGAAGACAGGAGAAAACAGGCCATAGTAAATATAAAGTATCGCGCCCTCGAACTGGAACTGCCCCGGATAACCAGGACCCGCCTTACCGAAGTGATCGAAAATGATCTTATTTCTTCGATAAATCCCCTGTTCCTGCCGCTGTTTTACGAATCGTTCGAGAGGGCAAGCAGAGATATTTCCTCTGGATCTCCGGCAGAGGCAGGAAAAGAAGATTTTCAGCCTGTTCTCGGAACGTTCTTTGATTACATGCCTGAAGACTGCATCCTCATTTTTGACGATTTTCCGGCTATCGAAAGGGCTCGGGAGAATATTGAAAACGAGACAGATCGATTTTTACTGAAGGCCCGCAATGAAGAGAAGTTTTATTTGGAAAAGGATTCCTGTTATTCAGCAAGAGAACTCCTTCTTC is part of the Deltaproteobacteria bacterium genome and encodes:
- the nadA gene encoding quinolinate synthase NadA, giving the protein MDFESLQKKIRRLLAERNAVLLVHYYQRGEIQDIADILGDSLALSMGAAKTDADIIVFAGVHFMAESASILCPDKTVLLPRREAGCALADMIDAGLLSRAKKDHPDAPVVTYINSSAEIKALSDICCTSSNAINVVNSLSSKKVMMAPDGNLARYTAHFTDKEIIPWNGYCPVHHFLTADSVRQVKAKFPGALFAAHPECTAEVLAMADFVGSTGKILKYAGECEAKEIIVGTEMGIMHQLKKQNPDKTFIPASDNLICQTMKCTTLEDILNALLEMKHVIKVPEEIRIPAKKTLDRMLAIA